A genomic window from Vitis riparia cultivar Riparia Gloire de Montpellier isolate 1030 chromosome 18, EGFV_Vit.rip_1.0, whole genome shotgun sequence includes:
- the LOC117905514 gene encoding RNA-binding protein Y14A-like, translated as MRYPKEPCMSRSGHACGLYEHGKEWERSLWGANGGMSGGDSERSRFGSGINEEGSKRSGFGGYERQGRCDQVEAKPIAEMTKRTSPIPIDSLSNIGIHADTSTYWCNQAKFGNEEEEIEVVTMSVFAAQQKWEFLVIPCTRGNALFEYVNLEGAWAVMNETEFLTQTISVDWAFSNGSFQKRGY; from the exons ATGAGGTATCCAAAGGAGCCATGCATGAGCCGAAGTGGTCATGCATGTGGGTTGTATGAACATGggaaagaatgggaaagaagTTTATGGGGAGCGAATGGTGGAATGAGTGGAGGAGATAGTGAGAGAAGTCGGTTTGGTAGTGGAATAAATGAAGAAGGTAGTAAGAGAAGTGGGTTTGGTGGGTATGAAAGACAG GGAAGGTGCGACCAGGTGGAGGCGAAACCCATAGCTGAGATGACCAAGAGAACAAGCCCCATTCCTATTGACAGCCTTTCCAACATTGGGATCCATGCCGACACCAGCACCTATTGGTGTAACCAAGCCAAGTTCGGAAacgaagaagaagagatagaagTCGTGACCATGAGCGTCTTCGCCGCTCAGCAAAAATGGGAATTCCTCGTGATTCCATGCACAAGAG GGAATGCATTGTTTGAATATGTGAATCTTGAGGGAGCATGGGCTGTGATGAATGAGACTGAATTTCTCACGCAAACAATCAGTGTTGATTGGGCCTTCAGCAATGGGTCGTTCCAAAAGAGAGGATACTAA